A genomic segment from Luteolibacter ambystomatis encodes:
- a CDS encoding PEP-CTERM sorting domain-containing protein yields the protein MNLKKRFLLAISSACVAGAASSEAATVASGDLIVGFRALSGQGAGTSYVVSIGQASLYRDADSTVTVSTTGGTYNRGDIGADLVSIYGANWSTRTDLVWAIVGTTGASDIYGSRAETTPGTVPAAWVFNTSGARSTVSGNITNVIGIGLPGGLDDATAMAGGIYGGREADGSANAWRGYLGAGGVAGQAGATGNTDFGAFPGDIEGNVTQSLSLFNITGNGSANSSYVGSFSISSNGTITMVPEPSSLFALLGGSALLISRRRRSA from the coding sequence ATGAACCTCAAAAAGCGATTCCTTCTCGCCATTTCATCGGCGTGCGTCGCGGGTGCTGCCTCCTCCGAAGCAGCGACCGTCGCCTCTGGTGATCTTATTGTCGGCTTCCGCGCCCTTTCGGGCCAGGGTGCCGGAACCAGTTACGTGGTGAGCATCGGCCAGGCCTCCCTCTACCGGGATGCCGATTCCACCGTCACCGTTTCCACCACGGGCGGCACCTATAACCGCGGCGACATCGGCGCGGACTTGGTCTCCATTTACGGAGCCAATTGGTCCACTCGTACCGATCTTGTCTGGGCCATCGTTGGCACCACCGGTGCGAGCGATATCTACGGCTCCCGCGCGGAAACCACCCCCGGCACGGTTCCCGCCGCCTGGGTGTTCAACACCTCCGGCGCCCGCAGCACCGTTTCCGGCAACATCACCAACGTGATCGGCATCGGCCTCCCCGGCGGCCTTGACGACGCCACGGCGATGGCCGGCGGTATCTACGGCGGCCGTGAAGCCGACGGCAGCGCCAACGCATGGCGCGGCTACCTCGGTGCCGGCGGTGTCGCCGGTCAGGCTGGTGCGACCGGCAACACCGACTTTGGTGCGTTCCCCGGCGACATCGAAGGCAATGTGACCCAGTCCCTTTCGCTCTTCAATATCACCGGCAACGGTTCCGCCAACAGCTCCTACGTGGGCTCATTCTCCATCAGCTCCAACGGCACCATCACGATGGTTCCCGAGCCCTCCAGCCTCTTCGCGTTGCTCGGTGGCTCCGCCCTCCTGATCTCCCGCCGCCGCCGTTCCGCCTGA